A single genomic interval of Gemmatimonadota bacterium harbors:
- a CDS encoding bifunctional (p)ppGpp synthetase/guanosine-3',5'-bis(diphosphate) 3'-pyrophosphohydrolase, translating to MTATVENALTSFAIVPVQVLLEQYAISHPEIDSDEALEAQLDLIERAYHFSTLHHAGQVRKSGEPFMVHCTQVVLTLIGLQLDAVTIAAGLLHDVVEDVEDVSIEQLAAEFGEEVAVLVNGVTKITGLSFRSQEELQAEYFRKMLVSMAKDVRVILIKLADRLHNMRTLSFLEDEKQQRISLETREIYAPLAHRFGMAKIKSELEDLSLKYLSPEVYRDLASKLDQKRAEREKLIDEIRQPIVKALKDAGIDATVNGRAKHFHSIYTKMQRRNRPFEEIYDLLALRVVTDTVPNCYHALGIIHTLYTPIFDRFKDYVSRPKMNMYQSLHTTIIASNGETAEIQIRTREMDRIAEVGIAAHWLYKEGREEAQHGQARQDGDREDWLSQALDWQTDMTDPKEFMNYLRMDLYDDAIFVFTPRGDLKELPQGASVLDFAFAIHTDIGLHCSGAKVNGNIAPLAGKLNNGDTVTVFTSPHQTPSSYWLDIVKTTKASSKIRAWFRKATLEQSISLGEDLLDRELKRLKVKRKVGDELEALAKEYGLSDASRLYAAIGRGEYSAAQVAQRLLPEEPAAEEEPPKESVLTRFVDRMRRSRGGVKVTGIDNLMIRFAQCCQPVPGDPIIGFITRGRGVTVHNKECANIVDDLERRLEVHWDVEKDQFFVVGLRIYGNDRPGLLGEISRTITEAGINITHAAMDTTDGLADGNFGIEVEHLNQLERLIVRINKIKGVDRVERETGVRHGGVSEDVFDHLEQDPGN from the coding sequence CAGGTCGTACTCACGCTGATCGGCCTGCAGCTGGACGCCGTGACCATCGCGGCGGGCCTGTTGCACGACGTCGTGGAAGACGTGGAAGACGTGTCCATCGAGCAACTGGCCGCGGAATTCGGCGAGGAAGTGGCCGTCCTGGTGAACGGCGTAACGAAGATCACCGGGCTGTCCTTCAGAAGCCAGGAGGAACTCCAGGCCGAATATTTCCGCAAGATGCTCGTATCCATGGCGAAGGACGTACGGGTCATCCTCATCAAACTCGCGGACCGGCTCCACAACATGCGAACCCTGTCCTTCCTGGAAGACGAAAAACAGCAGCGCATTTCCCTCGAAACCCGCGAGATCTACGCCCCCCTCGCCCACCGGTTCGGCATGGCCAAGATCAAATCGGAACTGGAAGACCTGAGCCTGAAATACCTCTCGCCTGAAGTCTACCGCGATCTCGCGAGTAAACTGGACCAGAAACGGGCAGAGCGGGAAAAGCTGATCGACGAGATCCGCCAGCCCATCGTCAAGGCCCTGAAGGACGCGGGCATCGACGCCACGGTGAACGGCCGGGCGAAGCATTTCCACAGCATCTACACGAAGATGCAGCGCCGCAACCGTCCTTTCGAGGAGATCTACGACCTCCTGGCGCTTCGCGTCGTGACCGACACGGTGCCCAACTGCTACCACGCGCTCGGGATCATCCATACCCTCTACACCCCCATCTTCGACCGCTTTAAAGACTACGTATCCCGCCCCAAGATGAACATGTACCAGTCCCTGCACACCACGATCATCGCGTCCAACGGGGAAACGGCCGAGATCCAGATCCGCACGCGGGAAATGGACCGGATCGCCGAAGTGGGGATCGCCGCCCACTGGCTCTACAAGGAAGGGCGGGAAGAGGCCCAGCACGGCCAGGCTCGGCAGGACGGGGACCGGGAAGACTGGCTCAGCCAGGCGCTGGACTGGCAGACCGACATGACCGATCCGAAGGAATTCATGAATTACCTCCGCATGGACCTGTACGACGACGCCATCTTCGTATTCACCCCGCGCGGGGATCTCAAGGAGCTGCCGCAGGGCGCGAGCGTGCTGGACTTCGCCTTCGCCATTCACACCGATATCGGACTCCACTGCAGCGGAGCGAAGGTGAACGGCAACATCGCGCCGCTGGCCGGGAAGCTGAACAACGGCGACACGGTCACCGTTTTCACTTCCCCCCACCAGACGCCGAGTTCGTACTGGCTGGATATCGTCAAGACGACCAAGGCTTCGTCCAAGATCCGGGCATGGTTCAGAAAGGCCACGCTGGAACAGAGCATCAGCCTGGGCGAAGACCTGCTGGACCGGGAATTGAAGCGGCTCAAGGTCAAGCGCAAGGTGGGCGACGAGCTGGAGGCTCTCGCGAAGGAGTACGGGCTGTCAGACGCGAGCCGGCTCTACGCCGCGATCGGGCGCGGTGAGTATTCGGCCGCCCAGGTCGCCCAGAGACTGCTTCCCGAAGAACCCGCCGCCGAAGAAGAACCCCCAAAAGAGTCGGTACTGACCCGGTTCGTGGACCGGATGCGCCGGTCCCGCGGCGGGGTCAAGGTCACGGGCATCGACAACCTGATGATCCGCTTCGCGCAGTGCTGCCAGCCGGTCCCGGGAGATCCCATCATCGGCTTCATCACTCGCGGGCGCGGCGTGACGGTGCATAACAAGGAATGCGCGAACATCGTGGACGACCTGGAACGGCGCCTCGAGGTGCACTGGGACGTGGAGAAGGACCAGTTCTTCGTCGTTGGGCTGCGCATCTACGGCAACGACCGGCCCGGCCTGCTGGGCGAGATATCCAGGACGATCACCGAGGCCGGCATCAACATCACCCACGCCGCGATGGACACGACGGACGGGCTGGCGGACGGCAATTTCGGCATCGAGGTGGAGCATCTCAACCAGCTGGAACGCCTGATCGTCCGTATCAACAAGATCAAGGGCGTGGACCGGGTGGAGCGGGAAACGGGCGTGAGACACGGCGGCGTGTCGGAAGACGTCTTCGATCATCTCGAGCAGGATCCCGGCAATTGA
- a CDS encoding histidinol-phosphate transaminase, translated as MPFPNRPDDSEHPLQDHPNEFPSDEYPPDEFNGDDPVSRRDFLRGGLGGLAGAAALTAGLAEPAALAAGPSGPGGPGGPGRPGGPHAPESVAAQLSGRRPADVQSVGVEPGRVRLAFNENPLGASPAAIEAVLRHQDWMNRYDYTTTLQQAIIRHHGLDIPRPSGFDFKATGDRHGVMLGVGTTELLQILALQALVKHGEVVEAHPSYGQITRVGDELRDAGHEVQAHKSPVLPDGNHDLQDISKRIGDRTGLVIICNPHNPTGALLPHQQILDFIDRVPPHVLVAIDEVYVHFVRDPGYRDFISVAKERENVIVLRTFSKVYGLGGIRVGYAVAHRDVIYQLAPFSIGLLGRNVLSVHAAAAALGDGEHVRRSRQAVWDGNDYLTAELERLGARVIPSHACFLWADFDRETQGIVRQLWSRRVMIRAGAGQWDSPNHIRVSTGSREENEAFVWALERTLG; from the coding sequence GTGCCTTTCCCGAACAGACCTGACGACTCCGAACATCCCTTGCAGGACCACCCGAACGAATTCCCGTCGGACGAGTACCCGCCGGACGAATTCAACGGGGACGATCCGGTATCTCGGAGGGACTTCCTCCGGGGCGGCCTGGGCGGACTGGCGGGCGCGGCCGCCCTGACGGCGGGGCTGGCGGAACCGGCCGCCCTGGCAGCGGGACCAAGCGGACCGGGCGGACCAGGCGGACCGGGCAGACCAGGCGGACCGCATGCTCCCGAATCGGTCGCGGCACAGCTTTCGGGCCGCAGGCCCGCGGACGTACAGAGCGTCGGGGTCGAGCCGGGCCGGGTACGGCTGGCCTTCAACGAGAATCCCCTGGGCGCCTCTCCCGCAGCCATAGAAGCCGTGCTGAGGCACCAGGACTGGATGAACCGGTACGACTACACGACCACCCTGCAGCAGGCGATCATCCGGCACCACGGCCTGGACATCCCCCGCCCGTCGGGCTTCGATTTCAAGGCCACCGGCGACCGCCACGGGGTGATGCTGGGCGTGGGAACGACCGAACTGCTCCAGATCCTGGCCCTGCAGGCCCTGGTGAAACACGGCGAAGTCGTGGAAGCCCACCCTTCCTACGGCCAGATCACGCGCGTCGGCGACGAACTCCGCGACGCGGGGCACGAGGTACAGGCGCACAAGTCGCCCGTCCTTCCGGACGGGAACCACGATCTCCAAGACATAAGCAAACGGATCGGCGACCGCACCGGCCTGGTCATCATCTGCAACCCCCACAACCCCACCGGGGCCCTGCTGCCCCACCAACAGATCCTGGATTTCATCGACCGGGTGCCCCCGCACGTCCTCGTGGCCATAGACGAGGTCTACGTCCATTTCGTCCGCGACCCGGGATACCGGGACTTCATCTCCGTCGCCAAGGAGCGGGAAAACGTGATCGTGCTCCGGACGTTCTCCAAGGTGTACGGTCTTGGGGGCATCCGTGTCGGTTACGCTGTCGCCCACCGCGACGTGATCTATCAGCTGGCGCCATTCTCCATAGGCCTCCTGGGCCGAAACGTCCTGTCCGTCCACGCGGCCGCCGCGGCCCTGGGCGACGGGGAGCACGTCAGGCGGTCCCGGCAGGCCGTATGGGACGGGAACGACTACCTGACCGCCGAGCTAGAGCGGCTCGGCGCCCGGGTCATACCCAGCCACGCGTGTTTTCTCTGGGCCGACTTCGACCGGGAGACGCAAGGCATCGTACGCCAATTATGGTCCAGGCGGGTCATGATCCGCGCGGGCGCCGGCCAATGGGACTCACCGAACCACATCCGCGTTTCGACGGGTTCGAGGGAAGAAAATGAAGCCTTCGTCTGGGCATTGGAACGGACCCTCGGCTAA